GCCAGAAGAAGTTAGAACTTCAGAAAAAATTTTAGTAAGTACTACTTTTGACGCAGATTCACCAAACATTGTAAATTCTATAGATAAGCAAGTTATACAGGAAAAACCTGCTACTAATCAAACAGCCAAAGCTAAACGACGGCCTAGATTAGGCGTAAAAGATTGGAATCAATTTATGAGAGATAATTGGTAAGTGCAATGTCAGAGACAAACTTAGCCCATGCCAATCTAGAAGTCCAGCAGCAGTCTAATGTAGATTTTCAACCTGCTGAAGAATTACGGCGCTCGCCCCAAGTCCAAGCTGAGGTTGAGCGAATTGGTAAAGCTAACACATATTTTGCTCTAGACCGCGATACAGAATTGTTTGACTGGCTTGATGATCAGCGTGATGCAAAACTTTGTGGTTATGTGACATCGGCTACGGGTTCTGGCTTATTAAAAGCCTGTCAACTGTACAGGACGCAATATGTAAAACGAAGAGGAACGTTGTTGGAAATTCCTGCAACTGTAATTTACGCCGAAATTGAGCAGCATGGTGGGCCAACGGATTTGTACTGCTCTATTTTGGAAGAAATTGGTCATCCGCTTGTTCATGTTGGGACACTGCGAGATTTGCGCTCACGAGCCTGGGGAACTCTTAAAGGATACGGTGTAAAATTACTGATCATTGGGAATGCAGATTACCTAACTTTGGAAGCATTTAATGAGTTAATTGATGTGTTTACCAAACGGCGAGTCCCCGTAATCCTAGTTGGGACTTACTATTTAAGCGAAAATATTCTTGAGCGTAGAAGTCTCCCATACGTGCGTGTTCATGACTCCTTTTTGGAATCCTACGAGTTTCCTAATTTAACTGAAGAGGAGATTATTGAAGTCGTAGACGACTGGGAGAGCAAATTTCTGCCAGAACATAGTCGATTAAATCTTACACAAATCGATAGTGTCATTTCTTATCTACGAATAAAATCTGGAGGTTTAATTGAGCCTTTATATGATTTGCTTCGG
Above is a genomic segment from Aulosira sp. FACHB-615 containing:
- a CDS encoding ATP-binding protein; protein product: MSETNLAHANLEVQQQSNVDFQPAEELRRSPQVQAEVERIGKANTYFALDRDTELFDWLDDQRDAKLCGYVTSATGSGLLKACQLYRTQYVKRRGTLLEIPATVIYAEIEQHGGPTDLYCSILEEIGHPLVHVGTLRDLRSRAWGTLKGYGVKLLIIGNADYLTLEAFNELIDVFTKRRVPVILVGTYYLSENILERRSLPYVRVHDSFLESYEFPNLTEEEIIEVVDDWESKFLPEHSRLNLTQIDSVISYLRIKSGGLIEPLYDLLRKIAILKIDEPNFELNQYNLTKKFGRRKEPKVKFQQKS